Proteins from a single region of Streptomyces spinoverrucosus:
- a CDS encoding DUF3040 domain-containing protein, whose amino-acid sequence MPLSEHEQRMLEQMERALYAEDPKFATALEGSGLRTYTRRRVYQAVAGFLVGIALLMAGMVAKQVWLSVVGFLVMLGCAVLAVTGWRKAPKPGEQPAAGGPPAGRQGRQRRSMMDRIEQRWQRRRDEQQGH is encoded by the coding sequence GTGCCGCTCTCAGAGCACGAGCAGCGCATGCTCGAGCAGATGGAGCGAGCGCTGTACGCCGAAGATCCCAAGTTCGCGACAGCGCTTGAGGGAAGCGGGCTGCGTACGTACACCCGGCGACGGGTCTACCAGGCGGTCGCGGGCTTCCTCGTAGGTATCGCGCTCCTCATGGCCGGAATGGTCGCCAAGCAGGTCTGGCTCAGCGTGGTGGGCTTCCTGGTCATGCTGGGCTGCGCGGTACTCGCCGTGACCGGTTGGCGCAAGGCCCCCAAGCCGGGCGAGCAGCCCGCTGCGGGTGGTCCGCCCGCCGGCCGTCAGGGACGTCAGCGGCGCTCGATGATGGACCGTATCGAACAGCGCTGGCAGCGACGCCGCGACGAGCAGCAGGGCCACTGA
- a CDS encoding transglutaminase family protein, with amino-acid sequence MSGQARMALCATAATLMAACALLPLVDPATWILQAAVLLAIQTAVGATARRVPLARPLTVAVQALVTLLLLTLVFAREYAIIGLIPGPEAFVHFADLLQQGTQDVGRYAIPAPLSPGIRLMLVGGVLVIGLAVDVLAVTFRSAAPAGLPLLALYSVAAGLSDGAGGWVWFLIAAVGYLMLLLAEGRDRLAQWGRVFGGAPRASGDGEPGGPVAPVRTGRRIGVVALGTALVVPLALPAMNGGLLDGAGTGAGSGSGGGGTISAVNPLVSLRDSLNVDEDRTVMTLRTSTNDLSGMYLRIVSLDDFDGTTWKPSRRNIIAVPDEFPTPLGLGPDVRRAEVRTRIAAADWYGQDWLPMPYPPSDVRIDGNWRYEPVGMTLVGDHGQTTRGAGYEVTSLDVQPTAEQLASAPEPPSALEREFTQVPDSLPGVVSRQAREITAGAKNPYEQAVKLQEHFALTGGFQYDTEVEVGSGSQAIARFLRDKRGFCVHFSFAMASMARTLGIPARVAVGFAPGTPQGDGTVTVGLRDAHAWPELYFEGVGWTRFEPTPNRGTTPSYTQPEVPGSSIPELPEASSSADPAPSAEPSTSESCSAQDKRLEACGAALPLDPGTSDDEGRPWYQTAGWTLLAVAVIVLPLLPMLWRIRRRSVRLASARHTGSAVQGELGRGRDGAGGSDGVEVATLDVELDERHVAELAAGHVLAVWRELTDTAWDYGIAPDDALTPRKAAARIVRLGQLDEPTTRSVHRVAGAVEQVLFAPNPRAESGLADDVRRLRSALRSRAGWRTRIRAVVAPRSAIRAVWDLSDRWTAAKARVATGWAALLRRPSGQQSG; translated from the coding sequence ATGAGCGGGCAGGCACGGATGGCGCTGTGTGCCACGGCGGCGACGCTGATGGCCGCGTGCGCCCTGCTGCCGCTGGTCGATCCGGCCACCTGGATTCTGCAGGCGGCCGTCCTGCTGGCGATCCAGACGGCAGTGGGCGCGACGGCCCGGCGGGTGCCGCTGGCCCGCCCGCTGACGGTGGCGGTGCAGGCCCTGGTCACGCTGCTGCTGCTGACCTTGGTCTTCGCCCGGGAGTACGCGATCATCGGGCTGATCCCGGGCCCCGAGGCCTTCGTGCACTTCGCCGACCTGCTCCAGCAGGGCACCCAGGACGTCGGGCGGTACGCCATCCCGGCTCCGCTGTCCCCGGGCATCAGGCTGATGCTCGTCGGCGGTGTCCTGGTGATCGGGCTGGCGGTGGACGTGCTCGCGGTGACCTTCCGCAGCGCGGCCCCGGCCGGGCTGCCGCTGCTCGCGCTGTACTCGGTCGCCGCGGGGCTGTCCGACGGCGCCGGCGGCTGGGTGTGGTTCCTGATAGCTGCGGTCGGCTATCTGATGCTGCTGCTCGCCGAGGGCCGCGACCGGCTGGCGCAGTGGGGCCGGGTGTTCGGCGGCGCGCCGCGCGCCTCAGGCGACGGCGAGCCGGGCGGTCCGGTGGCACCGGTTCGTACGGGGCGGCGGATCGGCGTGGTCGCGCTGGGCACAGCCCTGGTCGTGCCGCTGGCCCTGCCCGCGATGAACGGCGGTCTGCTGGACGGCGCCGGGACGGGCGCCGGCTCGGGCAGCGGCGGCGGTGGCACGATCTCCGCGGTGAACCCGCTGGTGTCGCTGCGCGACAGCCTGAACGTGGACGAGGACCGCACGGTCATGACCCTGCGCACCAGCACCAACGACCTGTCGGGCATGTATCTGCGGATCGTGTCCCTGGACGACTTCGACGGCACCACGTGGAAGCCCTCCCGGCGGAACATCATCGCGGTGCCGGACGAGTTCCCGACACCCCTCGGGCTGGGCCCGGACGTCCGCCGCGCCGAGGTCCGCACCCGTATCGCCGCCGCCGACTGGTACGGGCAGGACTGGCTGCCCATGCCCTACCCGCCGAGCGACGTGAGGATCGACGGCAACTGGCGGTACGAACCGGTGGGCATGACCCTCGTCGGCGACCACGGCCAGACCACCCGCGGTGCCGGCTACGAGGTGACCAGCCTCGATGTGCAGCCAACAGCGGAGCAGCTAGCCTCGGCGCCGGAGCCGCCCTCCGCGCTCGAGCGCGAGTTCACCCAGGTGCCGGACTCACTGCCGGGGGTGGTGTCGCGGCAGGCCCGCGAGATCACGGCCGGCGCGAAGAATCCGTACGAGCAGGCGGTCAAGCTCCAGGAGCACTTCGCCCTGACCGGCGGGTTCCAGTACGACACCGAGGTGGAGGTCGGCAGCGGCTCCCAGGCGATCGCCCGCTTCCTGCGGGACAAGCGGGGCTTCTGCGTGCACTTCTCCTTCGCGATGGCGTCGATGGCCCGCACGCTCGGCATACCGGCCCGGGTCGCGGTGGGCTTCGCACCCGGTACGCCGCAGGGCGACGGCACGGTGACGGTGGGGCTCAGGGACGCGCACGCCTGGCCCGAGCTGTACTTCGAGGGCGTGGGCTGGACCCGTTTCGAGCCGACGCCGAACCGGGGCACGACCCCCTCGTACACCCAGCCCGAGGTGCCGGGCAGCAGCATTCCCGAGCTGCCGGAGGCCTCGAGTTCGGCGGACCCGGCCCCTTCGGCGGAGCCGTCCACGAGCGAGAGCTGCTCGGCGCAGGACAAGCGGCTGGAGGCTTGCGGCGCTGCGCTGCCGCTGGACCCGGGCACCTCGGACGACGAGGGCCGCCCCTGGTACCAGACGGCGGGCTGGACGCTGCTCGCCGTCGCGGTGATCGTCCTGCCGCTGCTGCCCATGCTGTGGCGGATCAGACGGCGGTCGGTGCGGCTGGCCTCGGCCCGGCACACCGGCTCCGCGGTACAGGGTGAGCTCGGCCGGGGACGCGACGGTGCGGGCGGCAGCGACGGCGTCGAGGTGGCCACGCTCGACGTGGAACTGGACGAGCGGCATGTCGCCGAGCTGGCCGCCGGGCATGTACTGGCCGTCTGGCGCGAACTCACCGACACCGCCTGGGACTACGGCATCGCGCCGGACGACGCGCTGACCCCGCGCAAGGCGGCCGCGCGGATCGTGCGGCTGGGGCAGCTGGACGAGCCGACGACCCGGTCGGTGCACCGGGTGGCCGGTGCTGTGGAGCAGGTGCTGTTCGCGCCGAATCCGCGAGCGGAGTCCGGGCTGGCCGACGACGTCCGCCGACTGCGGTCGGCGCTGCGCTCCCGGGCCGGCTGGCGGACCCGGATCCGGGCGGTCGTGGCACCACGCTCGGCCATCCGCGCGGTGTGGGACCTGAGCGACCGCTGGACGGCCGCGAAGGCCCGCGTGGCGACCGGCTGGGCCGCTCTGCTGCGCCGGCCGTCCGGTCAGCAGAGCGGCTGA